The Cystobacter fuscus DSM 2262 genomic sequence CGACAGCTTGATGCGCGTGCCCTCGGCCACCACGACGATGGAGAAGGTACGCCCGGAGGCGTGGCGGTGCTTGATGTGCTCGGCCACGCGCTCCAGGTCCGCGGGCACCTCGGGCACGAGGATCACGTCCGCGCCGCCAGCCAGGCCCGCGTACGTGGCGATCCACCCCACGTGCCGGCCCATCACCTCGCACACGATGACGCGCTTGTGCGACTCGGCGGTGGAGTGCAGCCGATCAATCGCCTCGGTGGCGATGCCCACCGCGGTGTCGAAGCCGAAGGTGAAGTCCGTGCCGTTCAGATCGTTGTCGATCGTCTTGGGCACGCCCACGATGCGCACGCCCTCCTGGGACATGCGCGTGGCGGCCGACAGCGTCCCCTCACCGCCAATGGCGATGACGGCGTGGATCTCATTGCGCTCGATGGCGCGCTTGACGCGCTCCAGCCCGTTCTCGACCTTGAACGGGTTGACGCGGGAGGTGCCCAGGATGGTGCCACCCCGGTGGAGGATGCCCGAGGTGGTCTCCCGGGTGAGACGGAAGTGGTTGTCGTCGAGCAGACCCTTCCACCCATCGCGCAGGCCCATCATCTCGAAACCATGGGCGCTCGCGCGGCGAACGACAGCGCGGATGACCGCGTTGAGGCCGGGGCAATCACCCCCGCCCGTGAGAACGGCGACTTTCATGAACGCGACTTCTAGCTCACCTCCCGCGCGAGTCATCCTCGAAGTTGAGGTGAATTCGCCCGTCCGAGGGGGGGGCCACCAGCCCCGGGGGGGCGGGACCCGGGCCGACCCTACCCACCCCGCCGAGGGTGCCTCGCCCGATGCGATGGGTGACGGGGGACTCGGTGGGCGCTATGCTGGAGCCCTTCCCCAGGCCCCGGTCCTTCCTCCTTGAACGTCCGCGTTTTCTCCTCGGAAGTGGAAGCTGCCGCCGCCTGTGCCGCTCACGTCGCGGCGGCGGTCCGTGAGAAGCCCTCCCTGGTGCTCGGTCTGCCCACGGGACGCAGCCCCCTCAACGTGTACCGGCAGATGGTGGCGCTCCATCAGCGCGGGGAGCTGGACTTCTCCCGGGTGACGACCTTCAACCTGGACGAGTTCCTCGGCCTGCCGCCGGACGACCCATGCAGTCTGCGCGCCTACATGGACCGCCATCTCTTCCAGTACGTGAACCTGGTCCCGGAGCGCGTGCACTTCCTGGACGGCAGCGCGGAGAAGGCCCAGTGGGAGTGCGCCCGCTACGACGCCGCCCTGGAGGCGGCGGGGGGAATCGATCTGCTGCTCCTGGGCATCGGGTCCAACGGGCACGTGGCCTTCAACGAGCCGGGGGACAGTCTCCAGGCGGCGAGCCACCGGGCGAGGCTGTCGCGCGAGACGCGCCAGGCCATGACGCCCATGTTCGGGGATGAGATTTCCCGAGTGCCCATGGCGGCGCTCACGCTGGGGATGGGGGCGCTCTTCAAGGCGCGCCGCGTCATCCTGCTGGCCTTCGGGGTGAACAAGGCGGCGGCGGTGACGGCGATGGTGCGCGGCCCCATCACCTCGCACTGCCCGGCGTCCTTGCTGCAACTGCACGGGCAGGTGGAGGTGTGGGTGGATCCCGAGGCCGGGCACGGCCTGGAGGGCTCGGCGGCCTGATCAGAACTGCCAGTACGGCGTGGTGCCGCTGGCGTACTGGCCGCTGTTCTTGAAGTAGATGTCCACGAAGCAGGAGTCCGAGTAGCCGCCCGGGGTGTAGGGGCCGCTGCACTCCACGCTCTGGCTCGTCCGGTCGAGCCCGCCCGCCGTCGGCGAGCCGCAGACGATCTGCCCCGGGAGATCCCGGTTGTAGAGCGTGTTGTGCATGTTGATGGCGGTCTTGTCCTTACAGGTCGTCACGCAATAGGAGTACATCTTCGTGCCGTCCAGGGACCGGCCGATCTGCTGGGTGACGGTGCAGTTGGCCGCGGTCAGCCCGGTGCGGGTGTAGGTCTGCGTGCCCGTCGTGGGCGTGGGCGGAGTGGCGTAGGACGTCGTGCCGCCGCGCTGCTCGATCGCGCCCGCCTGCTCCGACGACGCCGCGTCCAGCTCCGCGCCGCCACAGCCCATCATCAGCCACATCGAACCCACCGCCAGCGCCACGCTCTTCATGATGCGAACTCCATCCCGAGGAATGACAGGCTGATACAAGAATTCCTGTTTTGAGGCAATTCCATTCCTTATGCTCAGAAGGGCGTGCTTCGGGCGACGGACGCGGTGTGCCACTCGCGCACCCGGCGCAGCAGGCCGAGGAACTCGGAGCGATCCGGCTGGCCGTCCACGGACTCCTCGGCGAGGGTCTCGGCGGTGGCCAGGCTCCACTCCCGGGCCTCGGGAGCGCCCCGGAGGATGTCCGCGGTGCCCGCCACGGCGGCGGCGAAGCGCAGGTTGGAGGAGGCCTCGTCCAGGTGGGCGTGCAGGCTCGCGCGCTCCAGGGGGAAGGTCTGCTCGGCGGCCTCCGCGCCACCGGGCCGCTTGGAGCGCACGCGCACCGTGGCCACGCGCGAGCCCTCGCCGGTGAGATCCACCTCGTACAGGGCGGTGACGGTGTGGCCGGCGCCAATCTCCCCGGCGTCCACCTTGTCGTTACGGAAGTCCCGGTCGGCGATGGCGCGGTTCTCGTAGCCGATCAGCCGGTAGCCGCGCACGGCCTCCGGGTCGAACTCCACCTGCACCTTCACGTCCTGGGCGATGACCTCCAGCGTGCCGGCCAGCCGCTCCTGGAAGACGCGGCGCGCCTCGCGCTCGCTGTCGATGTAGAAGCTGTTGCCGTTGCCCTTGTTGGCCAGGCGCTCCATCAGGTCATCCCGGTAGTTGCCCATGCCCAGGCCGATGGTGGACAGCGTGACGCCCTCCTGCACGTAGCCCTGGATGCTCTCGAGCAGGGCGTCCGGGCTGCGGGCGCCGATGTTGGTGTCGCCATCGGTGAGGACGACGACGCGCGAGACGTTCCGGGGATGGGCGTGGCGCGCCGCGTGGCGGTAGGCGAGCTCCAGCCCGCTGCCCATGGCGGTGCCGCCCCCGGCGCTGAGCGAGTCGATGGCGGAAAAGAGCGTGTCGCGCGCGGAGGCCGGGGTGGGGGGCAGCACGTCGCGCACGCTGCCCGCGTAGGTGACGAGCGCCACGGTGTCCGTCTCGTTGAGTCCGTCCACCATCAGCTTCATGGACTTCTGCGCGAGCGGCAGCTTGTCCGCGGAGTTCATGGAGCCGCTGGTGTCCACCAGGAAGACCAGGTGCGTGGGCTTGCGCTGGCTCTTGGCGATGGTGCGGCCCTGCAGCCCCACCTTCACCAGGTGCCGGCCGCGCGTGTACGGCGAGGGCGCTCCCTCCAGGTCCACGCGGAAGTCACCGTCCGTGGGCGAGGGGTAGCGGTAGCGGAAGTAGTTCACCCACTCCTCCACGCGGATGGACTCCGGCGGAGGCAGGTTGCCCTGGGTGACGTAGCGGCGGAAGAGCGTGTAGGAGGCGGTGTCCACGTCCACCGCGAAGGTGGAGAGGCGATCCTCGCTCGCGCGGGTGAAGGGGTTGGGGCGCTCGGCGGAGTGGGTGGAGCCGGCCACGGCGCGCCCGCTCCCGGCCACCGGGGCGTAGGTGCCGCCTTCC encodes the following:
- a CDS encoding 6-phosphofructokinase; its protein translation is MKVAVLTGGGDCPGLNAVIRAVVRRASAHGFEMMGLRDGWKGLLDDNHFRLTRETTSGILHRGGTILGTSRVNPFKVENGLERVKRAIERNEIHAVIAIGGEGTLSAATRMSQEGVRIVGVPKTIDNDLNGTDFTFGFDTAVGIATEAIDRLHSTAESHKRVIVCEVMGRHVGWIATYAGLAGGADVILVPEVPADLERVAEHIKHRHASGRTFSIVVVAEGTRIKLSHEGQEQLITSGALDEAGRPRLGGVGALLANEIERRTGYETRVSVLGHIQRGGAPTAHDRVLATRYGVHACDMVAQGEFGKMAALRGNEIVSVDLSEATRELKKVPQEFFQVAQVFFG
- a CDS encoding glucosamine-6-phosphate deaminase, producing the protein MNVRVFSSEVEAAAACAAHVAAAVREKPSLVLGLPTGRSPLNVYRQMVALHQRGELDFSRVTTFNLDEFLGLPPDDPCSLRAYMDRHLFQYVNLVPERVHFLDGSAEKAQWECARYDAALEAAGGIDLLLLGIGSNGHVAFNEPGDSLQAASHRARLSRETRQAMTPMFGDEISRVPMAALTLGMGALFKARRVILLAFGVNKAAAVTAMVRGPITSHCPASLLQLHGQVEVWVDPEAGHGLEGSAA
- a CDS encoding vWA domain-containing protein, which codes for MNKRSSLAKRVVVLCMGTLVVGAGGVTLFGNNLRKLMGASAESLAGNDLEYAPPLARKSLRNFGSNSEEGGTYAPVAGSGRAVAGSTHSAERPNPFTRASEDRLSTFAVDVDTASYTLFRRYVTQGNLPPPESIRVEEWVNYFRYRYPSPTDGDFRVDLEGAPSPYTRGRHLVKVGLQGRTIAKSQRKPTHLVFLVDTSGSMNSADKLPLAQKSMKLMVDGLNETDTVALVTYAGSVRDVLPPTPASARDTLFSAIDSLSAGGGTAMGSGLELAYRHAARHAHPRNVSRVVVLTDGDTNIGARSPDALLESIQGYVQEGVTLSTIGLGMGNYRDDLMERLANKGNGNSFYIDSEREARRVFQERLAGTLEVIAQDVKVQVEFDPEAVRGYRLIGYENRAIADRDFRNDKVDAGEIGAGHTVTALYEVDLTGEGSRVATVRVRSKRPGGAEAAEQTFPLERASLHAHLDEASSNLRFAAAVAGTADILRGAPEAREWSLATAETLAEESVDGQPDRSEFLGLLRRVREWHTASVARSTPF